A genomic segment from Actinomycetota bacterium encodes:
- a CDS encoding lysophospholipid acyltransferase family protein, whose protein sequence is MLYRVVWYAVQGILRTYWRVSCEGRENVPRHEPFILAPVHRSFLDFAIVSCVTRRRLCYMAKDSIWKFGLSNRFFRALGAFPVRRGGPDREAMRRCMEVIARGEPLVMFPEGTRRSGPVVADLYEGPAYVAARTGVPIVPVGIGGSERALKKGQRVPRPVKVHVVVGEPIRPPVPVDGERVPRRVLRDLTEELRAEVQRLFDLAQSRAGATGPER, encoded by the coding sequence ATGCTCTACCGGGTCGTCTGGTACGCCGTCCAGGGGATCCTGCGCACCTACTGGCGGGTGTCGTGCGAGGGCCGGGAGAACGTCCCGCGCCACGAGCCCTTCATCCTGGCCCCCGTCCACCGGTCCTTCCTCGACTTCGCCATCGTTTCTTGTGTGACCCGGCGCCGGCTGTGTTACATGGCCAAGGACTCGATCTGGAAGTTCGGCCTGTCCAACCGCTTCTTCCGGGCGCTGGGCGCCTTCCCGGTGCGCCGGGGAGGTCCCGACCGCGAGGCCATGCGCCGGTGCATGGAGGTCATCGCCCGCGGGGAGCCGCTGGTCATGTTCCCGGAGGGGACGCGGCGCTCGGGCCCGGTGGTCGCCGACCTCTACGAGGGGCCGGCCTACGTGGCCGCCCGTACCGGTGTGCCCATCGTGCCCGTGGGGATCGGCGGTTCCGAGAGGGCCCTCAAGAAGGGCCAGAGGGTCCCAAGGCCGGTGAAGGTGCATGTGGTCGTGGGCGAGCCCATCCGGCCGCCGGTCCCCGTGGATGGTGAACGGGTGCCCCGCCGGGTCCTGCGCGACCTCACCGAGGAGCTGCGGGCCGAGGTCCAGCGCCTGTTCGACCTGGCCCAGTCACGGGCCGGGGCCACCGGGCCCGAGCGCTGA
- the ispH gene encoding 4-hydroxy-3-methylbut-2-enyl diphosphate reductase, with translation MAVEKVLLAAPRGFCAGVEMAIKALAWMVKVFEPPVYCYHEIVHNRLVVDRFRDLGVVFVDDVTTVPEGAPLMLSAHGSAPEVVAAARANGGFVVDAVCPLVTKVHHEVKVRAGKGYTVLYVGHQGHDEAVGTMAVAPESIELVESESDVDKLPAELGPVALLAQTTLSHHDWAGVLAAARERYPELWVPGRSDLCFATTNRQSALTEIAARAAAIVVIGSANSSNTVALAKVAEATGCPRVYRVNHADEVPADLSGVVGVTAGASAPEELVDAVIARLAPAQGVEEVRVTEEDEYFPPPRELRRLLGDEALADDRHTAASDVLAALRAPAPEGTPASP, from the coding sequence ATGGCCGTAGAGAAGGTGCTCCTGGCCGCGCCCCGGGGCTTCTGCGCGGGCGTCGAGATGGCCATAAAGGCCCTGGCCTGGATGGTCAAGGTCTTCGAGCCGCCCGTCTACTGCTACCACGAGATCGTCCACAACCGGCTGGTCGTCGACCGCTTCCGCGACCTGGGAGTGGTCTTCGTCGACGACGTCACGACTGTCCCCGAAGGCGCCCCGCTCATGCTCTCGGCTCACGGGTCGGCGCCCGAGGTGGTGGCCGCCGCCCGGGCCAACGGCGGCTTCGTCGTCGACGCCGTGTGCCCCCTGGTCACCAAGGTGCACCACGAGGTGAAGGTCCGAGCCGGCAAGGGGTACACGGTGCTCTACGTGGGCCACCAGGGCCACGACGAGGCCGTCGGCACCATGGCCGTGGCCCCCGAGTCGATCGAGCTGGTCGAGAGCGAGAGCGATGTCGACAAGCTGCCGGCCGAGCTGGGCCCGGTGGCCCTGTTGGCCCAGACCACCCTCAGCCACCACGACTGGGCCGGGGTGCTGGCCGCTGCCCGCGAGCGCTACCCCGAGCTGTGGGTGCCGGGCCGCAGCGATCTGTGCTTCGCCACCACCAACCGCCAGTCGGCCCTGACCGAGATCGCGGCCCGGGCCGCGGCCATCGTGGTCATCGGGTCGGCCAACTCCTCGAACACGGTGGCCCTGGCCAAGGTGGCCGAAGCCACCGGCTGCCCGCGGGTCTACCGGGTCAACCACGCCGACGAAGTCCCCGCCGACCTGTCGGGCGTCGTGGGGGTCACGGCCGGCGCATCTGCACCCGAGGAGCTGGTAGACGCCGTCATCGCCCGCCTCGCTCCCGCTCAGGGGGTCGAGGAGGTACGCGTCACCGAGGAGGACGAGTACTTCCCTCCCCCCCGGGAACTGCGACGCCTCCTGGGGGACGAGGCCCTGGCCGACGACCGCCACACGGCCGCCAGCGACGTGCTGGCCGCCCTACGGGCCCCGGCCCCCGAGGGGACACCGGCCAGCCCCTGA
- a CDS encoding DUF512 domain-containing protein, with amino-acid sequence MSPPRVVAVAPGSSAARAGLQPGDEIVSIGGRAPRDVIEWRLLVDEPDLDLEVRRGGLEMAVAVPKAAGEALGAEVSSPVFDQVRTCDNHCEFCFIFQLPPGLRSSLYVKDDDYRLSFLYGNYTTLTRFTELDLERVVDEKLSPINVSIHTTDPELRARMLRNRRGATSLRWLRALLDHGIEVHGQVVVCPGVNDGPALEATLAGILDEYPELATACIVPLGVSRHSTEPSLRPHTRDEAAAVLATVETWQELFLGAVGRRVAFAADEYYLLAGRPFPPAETYEGFPMHEDGIGMARAFELELAGRREEPLGVQPGFFAWVDGAPPAGYRAPRAAAGDTAGADAEPAAPPGCCAGLGTGGPAEPGQVGHGPATVITSEYGAQVLGPLLPGVDLLAVPNEFFGGNIAVTGLLVGRDIAAAMATRPPGGRYLLPDVCLSGGAFLDGTTPADLPEPVEVVPTDGLALRRALAEAAR; translated from the coding sequence ATGTCCCCCCCGCGCGTCGTAGCCGTCGCGCCCGGTTCGTCGGCGGCGCGCGCCGGCCTCCAGCCCGGCGACGAGATCGTCTCGATCGGTGGGCGGGCCCCTCGCGACGTGATCGAGTGGCGCCTGCTCGTCGACGAGCCCGACCTCGACCTGGAGGTCCGGCGGGGCGGTCTGGAGATGGCCGTGGCCGTGCCCAAGGCCGCGGGCGAGGCGCTGGGGGCCGAGGTGTCGTCACCTGTGTTCGACCAGGTCCGCACCTGCGACAACCACTGCGAGTTCTGCTTCATCTTCCAGCTGCCGCCCGGGCTGCGGTCGAGCCTCTACGTCAAGGACGACGATTACCGGCTGTCGTTCCTCTACGGCAACTACACGACGCTGACCCGGTTCACCGAGCTCGACCTCGAACGAGTGGTCGACGAGAAGCTCAGCCCCATCAACGTCAGCATCCACACCACCGACCCCGAGCTGCGGGCACGGATGCTGCGTAACCGGCGAGGGGCGACCAGCCTGCGCTGGTTGCGGGCGCTGCTCGACCACGGCATCGAGGTCCACGGCCAGGTCGTGGTGTGCCCGGGGGTTAACGACGGGCCTGCCCTGGAGGCGACCTTGGCCGGCATCCTCGACGAGTACCCCGAACTGGCCACGGCGTGCATAGTCCCGCTGGGGGTCAGCCGCCACTCCACCGAGCCCTCGCTGCGGCCCCACACCCGCGACGAGGCAGCTGCCGTCCTCGCCACGGTCGAGACCTGGCAGGAGCTGTTCCTGGGCGCCGTGGGGCGGCGGGTGGCGTTCGCGGCCGACGAGTACTACCTGCTGGCCGGCCGGCCCTTCCCGCCGGCCGAGACCTACGAGGGCTTTCCCATGCACGAGGACGGCATAGGAATGGCCCGGGCCTTCGAGCTCGAACTGGCGGGCCGGCGCGAGGAGCCCCTAGGCGTCCAACCCGGTTTCTTCGCCTGGGTCGACGGCGCCCCGCCGGCCGGCTACCGGGCCCCCCGCGCGGCCGCCGGCGACACGGCTGGAGCCGATGCCGAGCCCGCCGCCCCCCCCGGCTGCTGTGCCGGCCTGGGTACCGGCGGCCCCGCCGAGCCCGGGCAAGTCGGGCACGGGCCGGCGACGGTCATCACCAGCGAGTACGGGGCGCAGGTGCTGGGGCCGCTGCTGCCCGGGGTCGACCTGCTGGCCGTTCCCAACGAGTTCTTCGGAGGCAACATCGCCGTGACCGGCCTGCTCGTGGGTCGCGACATCGCGGCCGCCATGGCCACCCGTCCACCGGGGGGCCGCTACCTGCTGCCCGACGTGTGCCTGTCGGGGGGAGCGTTCCTCGACGGCACGACGCCCGCCGACCTGCCCGAGCCCGTCGAGGTCGTGCCCACCGACGGGCTGGCCCTGCGCCGCGCCCTGGCCGAGGCCGCCCGGTGA
- the der gene encoding ribosome biogenesis GTPase Der has product MTAGLPVVAVVGRPNVGKSTLVNRIVGRREAIVEEQPGVTRDRKELAADWRGRDFLIVDTGGWLATTDVLDAKVSAQAERAISEADVVVFVVDATVGVTEEDDRVAAILRRTGRPVIVVANKVDSEQREPDAWALARLGLGTPLAVSALHGRGSGDLLDAVVDALGPEPGPTADLADDGDRSAPEGDRDASVPSVAIVGRPNVGKSTLFNRLIGDERSVVHDQPGTTRDTIDTVVETPHGMFRFVDTAGMRRKSRIDEGPEYYSLVRALQAIDHARAALLVIDASAGVTHQDQRLAERVDAAGTAVVIVLNKWDLLDAEQRALVTIDVADRLGFLGYAPVLKVSASSGKGAHRILPALDEALTSSARRVPTRELNQLIQSAQAAQPAPGAKVLYATQGAADPPTFTLFTNRALPPSYLRYLERRIREHFDFGPTPVKVRVRRRTA; this is encoded by the coding sequence GTGACCGCCGGCCTGCCGGTGGTGGCCGTGGTCGGTCGCCCCAACGTGGGTAAGTCCACTCTGGTCAACCGCATCGTGGGCCGGCGGGAGGCGATCGTCGAGGAGCAGCCGGGTGTCACTCGCGACCGCAAGGAGCTGGCCGCCGACTGGCGGGGCCGGGACTTCCTAATCGTCGACACCGGGGGGTGGCTGGCCACCACCGATGTCCTCGACGCCAAGGTCAGCGCCCAGGCCGAGCGAGCCATCTCCGAGGCCGACGTGGTCGTGTTCGTGGTCGACGCCACCGTCGGGGTGACCGAGGAGGACGACCGGGTCGCCGCCATCCTGCGCCGGACCGGGCGACCGGTGATCGTGGTGGCCAACAAGGTCGACAGCGAGCAGCGTGAACCCGACGCCTGGGCGCTGGCCCGGCTCGGCCTGGGCACCCCGCTGGCGGTCAGCGCCCTCCACGGGCGGGGCAGCGGCGACCTGCTCGACGCCGTCGTCGACGCCCTCGGGCCTGAGCCAGGCCCCACCGCCGACCTCGCCGATGACGGCGACCGCTCCGCCCCCGAGGGGGACCGAGACGCCTCGGTGCCCTCGGTGGCCATCGTGGGACGGCCCAACGTGGGCAAGTCCACGCTGTTCAACCGGCTCATCGGGGACGAACGTTCGGTGGTCCACGACCAGCCCGGTACGACTCGGGACACGATCGACACGGTCGTAGAAACCCCCCACGGAATGTTCCGGTTCGTCGACACCGCCGGCATGCGGCGCAAGAGCCGCATCGACGAAGGCCCGGAGTACTACTCCCTGGTCCGGGCGCTCCAGGCCATCGACCACGCCCGGGCCGCCCTGCTGGTGATCGACGCCAGCGCCGGGGTCACCCACCAGGACCAGCGCCTGGCCGAGCGGGTGGACGCGGCCGGCACGGCCGTGGTCATCGTGCTCAACAAGTGGGACCTTCTCGACGCCGAGCAGCGGGCCCTCGTCACCATCGACGTGGCCGACCGCCTGGGCTTTCTGGGTTACGCCCCGGTGCTGAAGGTGAGCGCGTCCAGCGGCAAGGGGGCGCACCGCATCCTGCCGGCGCTCGACGAGGCGCTCACGTCGTCGGCCCGCCGGGTGCCCACCCGGGAGCTGAACCAGCTCATCCAGTCGGCCCAGGCGGCCCAGCCCGCGCCCGGGGCCAAGGTCCTCTACGCCACCCAGGGGGCGGCCGACCCGCCCACCTTCACGCTGTTCACCAACCGGGCCCTGCCGCCCTCGTACCTGCGCTACCTCGAACGGCGCATCCGCGAGCATTTCGACTTCGGGCCCACGCCCGTAAAGGTGCGTGTGCGGAGGCGTACGGCGTGA
- a CDS encoding PP2C family protein-serine/threonine phosphatase — protein MTLENPVLLLVAAGCFVGAVIWGRSALRLERSWRRLRGARSDGDAVAADLARSAYRKEVHNTVLYMIAGFSALVGSLTTNPVANTPVRMLLVIPVAMTLVYGRRFAQEADLLEERATLARRAKEVIDQERLAPRRWAARLAPEQLPDFPGFEVGQMYEAGSGLMAGDFYDMYPVGPNRMVAVIGDVSGSGIDPAITAFQVKYLLRVFLRQYRDPAQALEELNAQISAQTKPEEFVSLCVAVFDQNVGTLRWASAGHPPAWLWHDSEVRPLRSTGPLLTLDPKARFNSREIPLDPGDLLLLYTDGLAEARQGQLLFGEDRIAQFIRGKTMVSPDVLCKSLLAAARNFSDSPLRDDVAILAIRKS, from the coding sequence GTGACGCTCGAGAACCCCGTTCTCCTGCTGGTTGCCGCCGGCTGCTTCGTCGGGGCCGTCATCTGGGGGAGATCGGCACTCCGTCTGGAGCGCTCGTGGCGACGTCTGCGCGGCGCGCGCAGCGACGGCGACGCGGTGGCCGCCGACCTGGCCCGGTCGGCCTACCGCAAGGAGGTCCACAACACCGTCCTCTACATGATCGCCGGCTTCAGTGCCCTCGTCGGGTCCCTGACGACCAACCCGGTGGCCAACACCCCGGTGAGGATGCTCCTGGTCATCCCCGTGGCCATGACCCTGGTGTACGGCCGCCGCTTCGCCCAGGAGGCCGACCTGCTCGAGGAGCGGGCCACGCTGGCCCGGCGGGCCAAGGAGGTCATCGACCAGGAGCGGCTCGCCCCCCGGCGGTGGGCCGCCCGTCTGGCCCCCGAGCAGTTGCCCGACTTCCCGGGGTTCGAGGTGGGCCAGATGTACGAGGCCGGCTCGGGGCTCATGGCCGGCGACTTCTACGACATGTACCCCGTGGGCCCCAACCGCATGGTGGCCGTGATCGGGGACGTGTCCGGCTCGGGGATCGACCCGGCCATCACCGCCTTCCAGGTGAAGTACCTGCTCAGGGTGTTCCTGCGCCAGTACCGCGACCCGGCCCAGGCGCTGGAGGAGCTCAACGCCCAGATCTCGGCCCAGACCAAGCCCGAGGAGTTCGTCTCGTTGTGCGTGGCCGTGTTCGACCAGAACGTGGGGACGCTGCGCTGGGCCTCGGCCGGCCACCCTCCGGCCTGGCTGTGGCACGACAGCGAGGTCCGGCCCCTGCGCTCGACGGGGCCGCTGCTCACCCTCGACCCCAAGGCCCGGTTCAACAGCCGCGAGATCCCTCTCGACCCTGGAGACCTGCTCCTGCTCTACACCGACGGGCTGGCCGAGGCCCGCCAGGGCCAGCTCCTGTTCGGCGAGGACCGAATCGCCCAGTTCATCCGGGGAAAGACCATGGTGAGCCCCGACGTGCTGTGCAAGTCACTGCTGGCCGCGGCCCGCAACTTCTCGGACTCGCCCCTGCGCGACGACGTGGCCATCCTGGCGATCCGCAAGTCCTGA
- a CDS encoding DM13 domain-containing protein, with protein MTPRTARGARLATVVVSLALVAAACGSGDGDGGTAAGGQAVGPGEARAPQPLDTTPAEQTKSAPRWETIVTLSGTGPQVTAPIEVLPDAIQWRARWKCTTGTLAVDTDPPPRRPGPLVDSEACPGEGEGFSITTGTVRLNVVATGGWELIVDQQVETPLNEPPLPAMASARVLSQGEFYNVEKQGKGTARIYQLADGTRALRIEDLEVNQNTDLFVWLDTHPNPKTSADAVSGDYWVLGNLKSTLGSQNYMIPADVPLDQVGSIVIWCAPVAIAYAAAALTP; from the coding sequence GTGACCCCCCGGACCGCCCGCGGCGCGCGCCTGGCCACCGTCGTGGTCTCCCTGGCCCTGGTGGCGGCCGCCTGCGGGAGCGGGGACGGCGACGGGGGGACGGCCGCGGGTGGGCAGGCGGTTGGTCCCGGCGAGGCCCGGGCTCCCCAGCCCCTGGACACCACCCCAGCCGAGCAGACCAAGTCGGCCCCCCGGTGGGAGACGATCGTGACCCTTTCGGGCACCGGTCCCCAGGTCACCGCACCCATCGAAGTGCTGCCCGATGCCATTCAGTGGCGGGCCCGGTGGAAGTGCACCACGGGCACGTTGGCGGTCGACACCGACCCCCCGCCCCGGCGCCCCGGCCCCCTGGTCGACAGCGAGGCCTGCCCGGGCGAGGGCGAGGGATTCTCGATCACCACGGGCACCGTCCGGCTCAACGTGGTCGCCACCGGCGGCTGGGAGCTGATCGTCGACCAGCAGGTCGAGACCCCCCTCAACGAGCCCCCGCTGCCGGCCATGGCGTCGGCCCGTGTCTTGAGCCAGGGCGAGTTCTACAACGTCGAGAAGCAGGGGAAGGGAACGGCCCGGATCTACCAACTGGCCGACGGCACTCGGGCGTTGCGCATCGAGGACCTGGAGGTCAACCAGAACACCGACCTGTTCGTCTGGCTCGACACCCACCCCAACCCCAAGACGAGTGCCGACGCCGTGTCCGGGGACTACTGGGTGCTCGGCAACCTCAAGTCGACCCTAGGCAGCCAGAACTACATGATCCCGGCCGACGTCCCCCTCGACCAGGTCGGGTCCATCGTCATCTGGTGTGCCCCGGTGGCCATCGCCTACGCGGCCGCCGCCCTCACTCCCTAG
- a CDS encoding Arm DNA-binding domain-containing protein: MRGRVFRRGDTWSFVVDLPPSPDGRRRQCKKGGFRTRKEDAAGAPAVVRRAVGVGPPQRQRRGRRASSSKPPRTTAWPHCGS, from the coding sequence GTGCGAGGGCGGGTCTTCCGGCGAGGCGACACGTGGAGCTTCGTTGTCGACCTTCCTCCCTCGCCCGATGGACGCCGGCGTCAGTGCAAAAAGGGCGGCTTCCGTACCCGCAAGGAAGACGCCGCAGGTGCTCCAGCGGTTGTACGCCGAGCTGTCGGAGTCGGGCCGCCACAACGGCAACGGCGGGGGAGGCGCGCCAGTTCCTCGAAGCCACCAAGGACGACCGCCTGGCCGCACTGTGGGTCCTGA
- a CDS encoding PIN domain-containing protein yields MTVLVDTDVFTARMRGGSPLASLYNKHLLGERLAVAPQTVAEALYGALKAGWGTARVGAMNRLIRRARTLPVDIETVRTVAQLRNECRTFGHPLHQKQHNGDLWVAATAIRWNIPLVANDRVFRGCPSLDLRTEA; encoded by the coding sequence GTGACCGTTCTGGTCGACACCGACGTCTTCACGGCGCGGATGCGCGGTGGTTCTCCACTTGCCTCTCTGTACAACAAGCACCTGCTTGGGGAGCGACTTGCCGTCGCGCCGCAGACGGTGGCTGAGGCGCTCTACGGCGCGCTGAAGGCGGGGTGGGGGACTGCCCGGGTTGGGGCCATGAACCGGCTGATCCGCCGAGCACGCACGTTGCCCGTCGACATCGAAACGGTTCGGACGGTTGCCCAATTGCGGAATGAGTGCAGGACGTTCGGTCATCCGCTTCATCAGAAGCAGCACAACGGCGATCTCTGGGTCGCCGCAACGGCGATTCGCTGGAACATTCCCCTGGTGGCCAACGACCGAGTATTCCGGGGTTGCCCCTCCCTCGACCTGAGGACCGAGGCCTGA
- a CDS encoding alkaline phosphatase family protein produces the protein MSRSGTYRREPLSEDGLRTARERAQHVIVLMLENRSFDHMLGFLDHPKPEEFGGFSVSLPAPVPVDLNNPAAGTAGPTADAGPRLGLDPPHGHVSALQQMHLRRGRFQMDGFATAYGQKLAGKEQVTVVRWGRVVALSPLAGVVGGAAFYNLARLGILGGWRAFLPWLVAGAVVFAGLWGALELRAAPGVSGRTRALLLAVPAVVVALAGQGLGHWVGGEPGWVMWPLVTWAVVLAFIASTRGSMVQRARVPEGRVTAESRNVMRCMPPSQVPVLAKLAREYAVCTRWFSSVPGATWPNRNFAHAGTSDESVDIEIGFYDDPTIFELLERSFPPAQGPGLDPAWRIYYDQVPQVIAFRKLWTGWRAKNWLPLDRLVEDISRWSPSNPTMARYSFVEPCHTGAGANSQHPGNNERYGSEDFERGEALIASIYDALVANQSLFERTVFVITYDEHGGFYDHVPPPAATPPEPMAGRSPSLARNLAGWFLDYNSRPFEFSYLGPRVPAVIVSPWTEPATVSADVFDHASIPATLRRLFAPDQASLTRRDDEANDFLHLLVDRASPTAPTPTGPGMVKTEAFVAAPDPAPLVSAPVARGDAAFETQLAALEGAVQDVLAPLAAEPGGPAAPGPMAAGPVGRAVGGTGAESAVGAMALFRAAADAARRGRPST, from the coding sequence GTGAGCAGGTCGGGGACCTACCGGCGGGAGCCGCTGTCGGAGGACGGTTTGCGGACGGCCCGGGAGCGGGCCCAGCACGTGATCGTGCTCATGCTGGAGAACCGGTCGTTCGACCACATGCTCGGCTTCCTCGACCATCCGAAGCCCGAGGAGTTCGGCGGGTTCTCGGTGTCGCTCCCTGCGCCTGTGCCGGTCGACCTGAACAACCCGGCGGCCGGCACGGCCGGCCCGACGGCCGACGCCGGCCCCAGGTTGGGGCTCGACCCGCCGCACGGGCACGTCTCCGCGCTCCAGCAGATGCACCTGCGCCGGGGCCGGTTCCAGATGGACGGCTTCGCCACCGCCTACGGGCAGAAGCTGGCCGGCAAGGAGCAGGTGACCGTCGTGCGCTGGGGGCGGGTGGTGGCCCTTAGCCCGCTGGCCGGCGTCGTCGGGGGCGCCGCCTTCTACAACCTGGCCCGCCTCGGCATCCTCGGGGGCTGGCGGGCCTTCCTGCCGTGGCTGGTGGCCGGGGCCGTAGTGTTCGCCGGCTTGTGGGGGGCCTTGGAACTGAGGGCCGCACCCGGCGTCAGCGGGCGGACTCGGGCCCTGCTGCTGGCCGTGCCCGCCGTCGTCGTGGCGCTGGCCGGCCAGGGGCTGGGGCACTGGGTGGGCGGGGAACCGGGCTGGGTCATGTGGCCCCTGGTCACGTGGGCCGTCGTGCTGGCGTTCATCGCCAGCACCCGGGGGTCGATGGTCCAGCGGGCGCGGGTCCCCGAGGGGCGGGTGACGGCCGAGAGCCGCAACGTCATGCGCTGCATGCCGCCGTCCCAGGTGCCCGTCCTGGCCAAGCTGGCCCGGGAGTACGCAGTCTGCACGCGGTGGTTCTCCTCGGTCCCGGGGGCGACGTGGCCCAACCGCAACTTCGCCCACGCGGGCACGTCGGACGAGTCCGTCGACATCGAGATCGGCTTCTACGACGACCCCACGATCTTCGAGCTGCTGGAACGGTCTTTCCCGCCCGCGCAAGGCCCCGGGCTCGACCCGGCCTGGCGCATCTACTACGACCAGGTCCCCCAGGTGATCGCCTTTCGCAAGCTGTGGACCGGCTGGCGGGCCAAGAACTGGCTTCCCCTCGACCGCCTGGTCGAGGACATATCGCGGTGGTCCCCGTCCAACCCCACCATGGCCCGGTACTCGTTCGTCGAGCCGTGCCACACGGGGGCGGGGGCCAACAGCCAGCACCCCGGCAACAACGAGCGCTACGGGTCGGAGGACTTCGAGCGGGGCGAGGCGCTCATCGCTTCGATCTACGACGCACTGGTGGCCAACCAGTCCCTCTTCGAGCGCACGGTGTTCGTGATCACCTACGACGAGCACGGCGGTTTCTACGATCACGTGCCGCCCCCGGCGGCCACCCCGCCCGAGCCCATGGCGGGGCGCAGCCCGAGCCTGGCCCGCAACCTGGCCGGCTGGTTCCTGGACTACAACAGCCGGCCCTTCGAGTTCTCCTACCTGGGCCCCCGGGTGCCGGCCGTCATCGTGTCGCCGTGGACCGAGCCCGCGACCGTCTCGGCTGACGTGTTCGACCATGCCAGCATCCCGGCGACGCTCCGGCGCCTGTTCGCTCCCGACCAGGCCAGCCTGACCCGCCGCGACGATGAGGCCAACGACTTCCTGCACCTTCTGGTCGACCGGGCCTCACCGACGGCGCCCACGCCCACCGGCCCGGGCATGGTCAAGACCGAGGCCTTCGTGGCCGCCCCCGACCCCGCGCCCCTGGTGAGCGCGCCCGTGGCCCGGGGCGACGCCGCCTTCGAGACGCAACTGGCCGCGCTGGAAGGCGCGGTCCAGGACGTCCTCGCCCCTCTGGCGGCCGAGCCGGGTGGCCCAGCCGCGCCCGGGCCCATGGCCGCCGGGCCCGTGGGCCGGGCCGTGGGAGGAACCGGGGCCGAGAGCGCCGTGGGGGCCATGGCCCTGTTCCGGGCGGCGGCCGACGCCGCCCGCCGGGGCCGCCCGTCCACCTGA
- a CDS encoding DsbA family protein, with protein MGDAGRERRIEVFADVYCPFAYAGLRRLLDRRYEVAGGFRLHVRAWPLELVNGRPLRPLAVAREVEALRSQVVPQLFTGFDREAFPATTLPALALAASAYDVDLSTGEAVSMALRHALFEEGLDVSRPQVLAELAGAHRVPAPQAHHGDRVRADWEEGRRRGVVGSPHFFAGDRSFFCPALGVDHGQDGLRVTPTDDVLSDLLDAIGTMG; from the coding sequence GTGGGGGATGCCGGCCGGGAACGGCGGATCGAGGTCTTCGCCGACGTCTACTGCCCCTTCGCCTACGCCGGCCTGCGCCGGCTCCTCGACCGCCGCTACGAGGTTGCGGGAGGCTTCCGGTTGCACGTGCGGGCCTGGCCCCTCGAGCTCGTCAACGGCCGTCCCCTGCGCCCTCTGGCCGTCGCCCGTGAGGTCGAGGCCCTGCGCAGCCAGGTCGTGCCCCAGCTGTTCACGGGCTTCGACCGGGAGGCTTTCCCGGCCACGACCCTGCCCGCCCTGGCCCTGGCCGCCAGCGCGTACGACGTCGACCTGAGCACCGGGGAGGCGGTGAGCATGGCACTGCGCCACGCCCTGTTCGAGGAGGGCCTCGACGTCTCTCGACCCCAGGTGCTGGCCGAACTGGCCGGGGCCCACCGCGTCCCCGCCCCGCAGGCGCACCACGGCGACCGCGTCCGGGCCGACTGGGAGGAGGGACGTCGGCGGGGAGTGGTCGGCTCCCCCCACTTCTTCGCGGGCGACAGGTCGTTCTTCTGTCCCGCCCTGGGGGTCGACCACGGCCAAGACGGCCTCCGGGTGACACCCACCGACGACGTGCTCTCGGACCTGCTGGACGCCATCGGCACGATGGGCTGA